The following coding sequences are from one Arthrobacter sp. 24S4-2 window:
- a CDS encoding D-alanine--D-alanine ligase family protein: MSEGIVNKNPGHGHAKPRVAVLFGGRSSEHAVSCVTAAGVLGAIDNDKYDVIAIGIAKTGQWVLASGDTRQWSLSASALPEVAPSAQTVTLAEIGGEHQLIVASPNEVPQELGSVDVVFPLLHGPFGEDGTIQGLLELSDTRYVGAGVLASAVGMDKHYMKVVFEAAGLHVGPYIAVTDRQWSTDPESVRKRVDLLGYPVFVKPARAGSSMGISKVDSLDGLDAAIEAAREHDLKLVIEAGIVGREIECAVLEGRGTDAPRTSMPGEIAVAPGEHEFYDFNAKYVEDDAASLSCPADLPEEAIARVRELAAAAFDAVGAEGLSRVDFFYTPDGDLIINEINTMPGFTPKSMYPQMWAASGLGYAELIDELIYLALNRKTGLR; encoded by the coding sequence GTGTCTGAAGGAATTGTGAACAAGAACCCCGGGCACGGTCACGCCAAACCCCGCGTTGCCGTATTGTTTGGCGGCCGCTCCAGTGAACACGCGGTCAGCTGCGTGACTGCCGCCGGTGTGCTGGGTGCCATCGACAACGACAAATACGATGTCATCGCCATCGGGATCGCGAAGACCGGCCAATGGGTCCTTGCCTCGGGGGACACCCGGCAGTGGTCCTTGTCCGCTTCTGCACTTCCCGAGGTTGCGCCGTCGGCCCAGACAGTCACGCTCGCCGAAATCGGCGGCGAACACCAGCTAATCGTCGCCTCCCCGAACGAAGTCCCGCAGGAACTCGGCTCCGTGGACGTTGTCTTCCCGCTGCTCCATGGACCGTTCGGCGAGGACGGCACCATCCAGGGGCTACTCGAACTCTCGGACACCCGCTACGTCGGCGCGGGTGTCCTCGCGTCGGCCGTCGGCATGGACAAGCACTACATGAAGGTGGTTTTCGAGGCCGCCGGACTGCACGTGGGTCCCTACATCGCCGTGACGGACCGGCAGTGGAGCACGGACCCCGAATCCGTCCGCAAACGCGTTGACCTGCTGGGATACCCCGTGTTCGTCAAGCCGGCCCGGGCTGGATCCTCCATGGGAATTTCCAAGGTGGACTCGCTGGACGGCCTGGACGCCGCCATCGAAGCCGCCCGCGAACACGACCTCAAACTCGTGATCGAGGCCGGAATCGTGGGCCGTGAAATCGAGTGCGCCGTCCTGGAAGGCCGGGGCACTGATGCCCCCCGGACGTCCATGCCGGGCGAGATCGCCGTGGCGCCGGGGGAACATGAGTTCTACGACTTTAACGCCAAGTACGTTGAAGACGACGCCGCGTCGCTGAGCTGCCCCGCCGACCTCCCGGAGGAAGCCATCGCCCGGGTCCGCGAGCTGGCCGCAGCCGCGTTCGACGCCGTGGGCGCTGAAGGGCTTAGCCGGGTTGACTTCTTCTACACGCCCGACGGCGACCTGATCATCAACGAGATCAACACCATGCCCGGTTTCACGCCGAAGAGCATGTATCCGCAGATGTGGGCCGCCTCCGGCCTGGGCTACGCCGAACTCATCGACGAGCTGATCTACCTCGCGCTGAACCGCAAGACCGGGCTGCGCTAG
- a CDS encoding DUF3515 domain-containing protein, which produces MHLLRTPVSIHSLRLPATAAAVVLALSACAPVVDVAPAKDAANPACAPMMVALPDTMGDAGLRKTNSQATAAWGDPSKVILRCGVNVPGPTTDRCVSVNGIDWVIKEGDPVWTLTTFGREPATEILMDPDQISSATVLAELSAAAGKIKATRNCVGQEELQNLPTGQ; this is translated from the coding sequence ATGCACCTGCTCCGCACCCCGGTTTCCATCCATTCGCTTCGCCTGCCGGCAACGGCAGCAGCCGTGGTGCTCGCCCTCAGTGCCTGCGCCCCGGTGGTGGACGTCGCACCGGCGAAGGATGCGGCGAACCCGGCGTGCGCGCCCATGATGGTTGCCCTTCCGGACACCATGGGTGATGCCGGGCTGCGGAAGACCAATAGCCAGGCCACCGCCGCCTGGGGCGATCCGTCAAAGGTGATCCTGCGCTGCGGGGTCAACGTTCCCGGCCCCACCACCGACCGCTGTGTCAGCGTCAACGGCATCGACTGGGTCATCAAGGAAGGCGACCCCGTCTGGACGCTGACCACCTTCGGCCGTGAACCGGCCACGGAAATCCTCATGGACCCGGACCAGATCAGTTCCGCGACCGTACTCGCTGAACTCTCCGCCGCTGCCGGCAAGATCAAGGCCACCAGGAACTGCGTGGGCCAGGAAGAGCTGCAGAACCTGCCCACCGGTCAGTAG